The genomic window GTGCTGACTTGGTATTTGTCAATGGAACAACAGAGGTTCAATTATTTGCAACATAAATATGACCAGCTTGGGGCAGCAGCTGCTGAGACAAAAATACTGCAGAAAGAAATATCGCGGCTTGAGAAAAAGATTAGCCAGTATCGTGAGTTCGGGCAACAAAAACGTAGCTGGCCGGATTTGCTATCCGAACTCAATCTTTATGTGCCCGATGGTGTTTGGTTTGAATCTTTGCAGCTGGCAGCTGATTATAAACCTATTGAAGAACAGAAAAATCAATCGGCAGAAGATGAACAGACCATGCAGAGTACGCTCCAAAATGCGCTAACTTCAGAAAATAATGTTGTTCCAAAAGGTGAGCTAGAAGCTGTACCAAGCAAGGTTATAATTGTTGGAAAAAGCTACTCACTGGAACAAATTGGCAAGTTTGTTTATCAGCTTAGCCAATCTACCTATTTTTCTAAAGTAGAGGTTAAAAATATCATTAGAGAAAAACAAACTGGCATTTCCGAGGTAGTTATTTTAGCAGAATTTAAAGAGGGTAACGTTCATGAAAATTAAGGGGCTAACTCTATTAAACAAACTAAGCAAAAGAGAAAAGATACTGTTTTGTATAGTTGTTGTTAGTGCCTTAGTTGCTCTATATCTTTACCGGTATTTTTTTCCCGCGTTAAATAACTACCGGAAACTTGAAACGCAAATTCAAAAGTTAAAAAACAACATAGAAGTCATGGGAAATGCCCGGGAATTAAAAGCCCTGGAACAAAAAAAACTGCTGGAAACAAAACAGGACCTAGCCCAAGCCACAACTAAGTTTTCAACGAATTTACAGGATGGACTTTTTTTAGTCCGCTTTAGTCGTAAATTGCAACAAGAAAATGTTGTTTTAGACAAGTTTAGTCCTCGGGAGATAGTTACAAAAGAGGATATAATAATTTTACCGATAGATTTAGAGCTAAACGGTAATTACCTGCAAGTAGTGAAAATAGTTGCCTTTTTGGAAAATCAAGAAAACTTAACGGAAATTCGTGACTTGAAGTTAGAACCGGAAATAAAACAAGACTCTGAGCAGGGCAGCGAGCCTCCGCTAAATGATATTAATAATGGCGCGGTAAACGCTAGCCTCCTTTTGCTAATTTATTCTAAACCTACTCCAGAAGGGAAACTAGTTTTGAAGGATCTGCAAAACTGGCAATATGGCAGGGCAAACCCTTTTGTGAGTTTAGAGAAAAAAACAACATCTGTCGATGAAAATAATACTAAGGAGTAGTCGGTATTAATTGTATAAAAATTGCTAAAAATACTATTTATAGTACTTCAAGGTAAGTCGATTCCATGTTTATATGGCACTGCTGCCTTGACACTATATTGGAATCAAGCTATATTGAATAAGAGAAATATATTTAGACGATGAGAGGGAGGAGTATTCCTAATACCTTTCCAGAGAGAGGAACCTTGGCTGGAAGTTCCTTAAGAGAATAGGAAGAAAGTCGCCCTGGAGTTGTTTAGCTGAAAACAGTAGGTTAGCCGGGTTTGCCCGTTACAGCAGCTAGAGAGTATGCGTTATTATATTAATTTTTTGATTAACGCAGGAAAAATAAGGTGGTACCACGGAGTTCCTTCGTCCTTTAGATGAAGGGGCTTTTTTAATTAGAAAATAAATTAGATTTAGGAGGCAATTTCATGGGTTCAGAAGCAAAGCTCTCTTCTACATATAATCCTAGGGAGGTAGAAGAAAAATGGTATAGATTTTGGGAGGAAAATAGGTTTTTCCATGCTGAAGCAGAAAAGGATAAGAAACCTTTTACCATTGTTATGCCACCGCCTAACGTGACAGGTTCTTTGCACCTAGGACATGCTATGGATAATACCCTTCAGGATATTCTAATTCGATTCCGTAGAATGCAGGGATATAATGCCCTTTGGGTTCCCGGAACTGACCACGCTGGCATTGCTACTCAAGCTAAAGTTGAAGAACATTTAGCGAAAGAAGGAATAAGTAAGTATGGTCTAGGCAGAGAAAAATTTATAGAAAAGGTTTGGGAGTGGAAACACCAGTACCATGGGAGAATAAGTAAGCAACTGCGAAAAATAGGTTCCTCTTGTGACTGGGAAAGAGAACGTTTTACTATGGACGAAGGCTGCTCAAAAGCTGTCCGGGAAGTATTTGTCCGCTTGTATGAAAAGGGTTTAATTTATAAAGGCAGTTATATTATCAATTGGTGTCCAAAATGTCACACTACTATTTCAGATATCGAGGTTGAGCACCAGGAACAGCCAGGCAACCTCTGGCATCTAAAATACCCATTAAAAGATGAGGATGGGTACGTAGTTGTAGCTACAACTAGACCGGAAACCATGCTGGGAGATACGGCAGTAGCAGTTCACCCGGATGATGAAAGGTATACTGAGCTTGTTGGAAAAACCCTAATTTTACCAATTGTTGGCCGGGAAATACCCATTATTGCAGACAGTTACGTAGACCCAACTTTTGGTTCTGGTGCAGTAAAAATTACTCCCGCCCATGATCCTAACGACTTTGAAATGGCTTTACGACACAATTTACCCCAAATTGTTGTCATTGATAAGGATGCTAAAATGACTGCTGATGCAGGAAAATATGCAGGCTTAGATCGTTATGAATGTCGAAAAAAAATAGTGCAAGAATTAAAGGAAATGGGAGTTCTTTTAGCAATAGATGAACATTCTCATGCTGTAGGACACTGCTATCGTTGTGATACAGTTATTGAACCCTTAGTTTCCAGCCAGTGGTTTGTTAAAATGCAACCTTTGGCAGATCCAGCTATGAAAGCTGTTCAGGAAGGACAGACCAGATTTGTTCCGGAAAGGTTTACGAAAATTTATCTTGGCTGGTTGGAAAATATCCGTGACTGGTGTATATCACGTCAATTATGGTGGGGCCACCGAATTCCTGTGTGGTACTGTCAGGACTGCGGGGAAATAATCTGTCAATCTACAGATCCAGACGTTTGTTCAAAGTGCGGCAGCCACCATTTAGAGCAAGATCCTGATGTCTTGGATACCTGGTTTAGCTCTGGCCTTTGGCCATTTTCCACATTAGGCTGGCCGGAAAAAACTGCAGAATTGGAACATTTTTACCCCACGTCTGTTTTAGTTACAGGCAGGGATATTATCTTCTTCTGGGTAGCGCGCATGATCTTTACAGCTTTGGAATTCATGCAGGAAGTACCTTTTAAAGAAGTATTTATCCATGGCTTAATTTTAGATGCCCAAGGACGTAAAATGAGTAAATCCTTAGGGAATGGTGTTGACCCTATACAAGTAATTGACGAATATGGGGCAGATACACTGCGCTTTATGTTAGTTACAGGAAACACACCAGGTAATGATTTGCGTTTTCAACTTGAACGTTTAGAGGGTACTAGAAATTTTGCCAATAAAATTTGGAATGCTGCCCGTTTTGTACTGATGAATCTCAATGATTACCGGCCAGGCAGTCAAAAACCCCAATTTACCTTAGCTGACCAATGGATTTTAACTAAATATAATCAGACTGTTCAAGGGGTTACAGATTTTTTAGAAAAATATGAACTGGGGGAAGCAGCAAGATTAATTTATGAATTTATCTGGGATTATTTCTGCGATTGGTATATTGAACTGGCTAAACCAAGATTGTATGGCAAAGAAACTGCCGAAAGCAAGTTTACAGCTCAATCTGTAGTTCACTTTGTTTTAGAAAATACATTAAAGCTTTTGCATCCTTTTATGCCTTTTATTACAGAAGAAATCTGGCAGCAGCTGCCTCATGAAGGGGAAACGATTATGCTTGCCAATTGGCCGGAAGTAAAGGCAGCTTATGATTCTCCTGAAGCGGAACAACAAATGGATTTAATTATGGAAGCAATAAGGTCCATTAGAAATATTCGTGCCGAAATGAATGTACCTTTAGGTAAAAAAGCAGAGGCCATTATTTTAGCAAGGGAAGAACAGCAATACCAAATTTTCAACATAGGTAAAAAATATTTAGAACAATTAGCTGCAGCCCAGCCTGTAAAAATATACGCTAACCTGGAAAGTAAACCAGAAAAGGCTGCTGCTGCTATTGTAGGAGACATTGAAATTTATTTGCCTTTAGAAGGATTAATTGATTTACAAGTCGAAGTCAAGCGTTTAGAAAAAGAATTGGCCATAGCTCTAAAAGAATTAGACAGAGTAACCAATAAATTAAATAACAAGGGCTTTTTAAGTAAAGCTCCTGCTGAAGTCATTGCCAAAGAGCAAGGCAAGCAGCGGGAAATGCAGGTGAAAGTTAAAGCTGTTCAAGAAAGATTGGCTATGCTAAAAGGTTAATGAAAGGTGAAGCAAAAAATGAATTTTCCAGAAGCATTAGAATATATAACAGAGCTAACTAAATTTGGCTGGAATCCGGGTTTGGCAAGAATCGAAAAACTGATGGAAATCCTTGACCATCCGGAAAAAAGCCTCAAAGTGATTCATGTTACCGGAACCAATGGCAAAGGATCTACCTCAGCAATGATCAGCAATATTTTACAAGCAGCAGGTTACAAGGTGGGGCTATTTACTTCGCCTCACCTTCACACCTATACAGAAAGAATACAGATTAACGGAGCACAGATACCGGAAGAAAGAATGGCTCAGTTAGTGACGGCTTTAAAGCCTAATTTAGAAAAGATGGTTGCCGAAGGCTTTGAACATCCTACGGAATTTGAAGTAATAACTGCCTTGGCTTTACTGTACTTTGCTCAGGAACAAATTGATTTTTGTGTTTTAGAAGTTGGCTTAGGGGGTGCCATAGATTCGACAAATGTGGTTCAGCCTTTAGTTGCAGTAATTACTAATATTGCAATGGATCATATGGATTATTTAGGCAATACCTTAGGGGAAATTGCTAAAGTTAAAGCGGGAATTATTAAGCCTGGCTGTAAAGCAATAACAGCATCTGATCAGGCCGAGGCCCTATCCGTAATTAGAGAAGTTTGTGCTGAAAAAAATGTAGATCTCTATGAAGTGGGAAAAGATATTATATATCAAATCAAAAACTTAAGCTCAGAAGGGACCTGTTTTGATTTAAAGGGCTTAGGCAGAAATTATGTTGATTTATGGCTGCCTTTAATTGGTTCTCACCAAGGACGGAATGGGGCGGCAGCAATTGCAGCTGTAGAAGCATTAAGCTTTTTTGATATTCAAATTTCTGAAGAGGCAATACGGGAAGGACTGCAGAAAACAATTTGGCCGGGAAGATTAGAATTAGTTAGGAAGAATCCGCAAATACTGATTGATGCGGCACATAATTTAGAGGGGGCTCTCTCCTTACAGCGGGCAATAAAAGAAATTTTCCACTATAAGAACCTTGTTTTTGTTTTAGGAATGCTAGCCGATAAAGAAAGGGAAAAGGTTTTGGATGTATTGGGACCTTTAGCTCAAAAAATTGTCATTACTAAACCAAACAGTCCCAGGGCAAATAACTGGGAGGAATTGGCCCTTATGGCTCAAAAATATACGGAAGATGTTTATCGGCAAGAGGACATTGCCCAAGCTGTAGAAAAAGGAATCAGCTTGACTGGCCCCGAGGATTTACTTTGTATTACAGGGTCTATTTACATGATTGCTGAGGCGAGAGCTTATTTACTTTCTAAAACTGATTAAAAGAGGTTAGGCCATGACAAATATAGTTTTAGCGTCTTCATCGCCAAGGCGTAAGGAATTGTTGGAAGTTTTAGGGTTGAATTTTCAGATTAGTACGAGTGCAGTAGATGAATCAATTGGGGAAGGTTTATCACCTTCCCAGGCAGTTGAATGCTTAGCCTTAAAAAAGGCACAGGCCGTAGCCCCAAAATATCCTCGCAGCCTTATTATTGGCGCTGATACAGTAGTCGCTTTAGATAATTTGCTTCTAGGCAAACCTAAAGATGACGATGATGCTTTAGCTATGCTATTAAAACTCCAGAATAGGAGACACCAAGTCTATTCGGGCGTTGCACTGGTGAACACTTCCACAGGTGAGTATAGCAAAGCTCATGAAGTAACAAATGTTGAGTTTAGGCCAATTGGGAAAGAAGAAGCGTTAAGGTATATAAAAACTAGAGAACCTGAAGGCAAGGCTGGAGCATACGCTATCCAGGGTTATGGCTCTATTTTTGTGAAAAGAATAGAAGGAGACTATTTTAATGTAGTAGGGTTGCCCTTATTCCTCTTAAGCAGACTGTTTAAAAACTATGGAGTAGAAGTATTTTAAAATTATAGCAAAGTAATTTTGTTGGAATATCTGGGAAATTAAGTTATAATGAAGCTAAGTACAAATTTAATTAGCGGAGAGATAGCGATGGAGTATCACTTAACCATCAAAGAACTTCCAGATGAATTACGTCCTAGAGAGAGAATTGTGCAGGCCGGCCCTGAGGCACTTAGCAATACAGAACTTTTAGCCATTTTATTAAGGACAGGCAGCCAGAAGCAATCTGCTTTGGAACTGGCAAATCAAATCTTGCGGGAAGCCGAAGGGCTTTCCTTTTTGGTAACAGCTTCTTTAGAAGAACTAACTGCTATTCCAGGTATAGGAGTAGCAAAAGCAGCACAAATTAAAGCAGCAGTAGAGATAGGTAGGCGTTTGTCGGCTTACCGTATCGAACCTAAAGTTACCATTCAATCGCCGGATACTGCTGCTAATTTATTAATGGATGAAATGCGCTTTTTAGATCGGGAGTATTTTAAGACACTTTTTCTGAATACGAAAAATCATGTTCTAGGATTGGAAACTATTTCCATAGGAAGTCTTAACTCATCAATTGTCCATCCTCGGGAGCTATTCAAACAGGCTGTTAAAAAGAGCGCAGCTGCCATTATCTTAGCACATAACCACCCTAGCGGGGACCCTACACCCAGCAGAGAAGATATAGATGTAACTAAACGCCTCATTGAAGCTGGAAAAATTATGGGAATAGAGGTTTTAGACCATATAATAATCGGTAACGGTACTTATGTTAGTCTTAAAGAACGTGGTCAGATGTAACGATTTTTTTACATGACTTTAGATAGTTGCCCAAATCTTTCCCTTGCTGAGCTTTCTTCATTCATTTATAATTATTCGTAGCAATAGATACATGCTTTAACATAATATTACATAATAATACATTTTACGATTGATGTATTAACGAAGGGCTTGGAAGGGGATAAATAAGTTGTATTTCTCTAGAGATTTGGGTATAGATTTAGGAACTGCTAATACATTAGTTCATGAAAAAGGAAAAGGGATTATTTTACAGGAACCATCTGTAGTTGCTATGCAGAAAGATACAGGAAACGTTTTAGCTGTAGGTGAAGAAGCTAAAAAGATGATTGGACGTACTCCGGGAAATATTGTAGCCATTAGGCCCATGAAAGACGGGGTAATTGCTGATTTTGACGTTACCCAGGCGATGCTGCGTTATTTTATTAGTAAAGTTGCCAAAAAAACCATGTTCGCAAGGCCCAGGGTTGTTGTAGGTGTTCCCTCTGGTGTAACTGCTGTGGAAGAAAGAGCCGTTCGTGAGGCGGCTATACAGGCTGGAGCAAAAGAAGCTTACTTAATTGAAGAACCTATGGCTGCTGCAATTGGAGCAGGTTTACCTGTTCATGAACCCACAGGAAACATGATTGTAGATATAGGCGGAGGAACCACAGAAGTTGCAATTATTTCTTTAGGTGGTATTGTTACCAGCCGCTCAATTCGTATAGGCGGAGATGAAATGGACGAGGCAATTGTCCAACATATTAAAAAGAATTACAATTTAATGATTGGGGAACGTACTGCCGAAGAGATTAAAATGCAAATCGGAGCGGCATATTTTGCTAACCGGGAGCAAGATGCTGAAAGGGAGAAGAGTCAGTATCCTGTTCGTGGTCGAGATTTAGTAAGTGGACTGCCAAAAACCATAGAAGTTAGTGCCAAAGAAATACAGGAAGCCTTAGCTGAACCAGTAGCCAGCATTTTAGAGGCTATTAAAGTATGCTTAGAAAAAACTCCTCCTGAATTAGCAGCAGATATTATGGACCGTGGAATCGTACTGGCAGGAGGAGGTTCTTTGCTTTGGGGGTTGGACTATTTGGTTAGCGAGGAAACTGGGATGCCTGTGCACATGGCTGAGGATCCTCTTACCTCTGTTGCCAATGGAACTGGCAAAGTGTTAGAGAATATTGAGGTTTTAAAGAGAGTATTAATATCCCCTAAAAGGCTAGGATAAGAGGGTGTTTGGGTGTGGCCCGTTTTCGTATCAAAAAAATACAAATAATTTGTTTAGTGCTGCTGGTTATTGGAGCTGTTACAGTGCATATGACGGCAGCTGCTAACAATTTTTCTACTCCTGTAACTAACTGGATTCGTAATATTTTAGCCCCGCTGCAAAGCGGGGTTACTATTGTTACTAAGGGTACAGGAGATACCTTAAAAGGGCTGCTGTCGTTTAAAAGTATTCAAGCAGAGAATAAAAGACTAAAAGCTCAAATTGATCAATTAACGGCTGAAAACAATCAGCTAGAAGAGTATAGACAGCAAGATCTTAGACTTAGGCAAATGTTGCGTTTACAAAGCAGTCTGGGCTCGAATTACGAACTTGAAGCCGTTGAAGTAATTTCTCGTGATATTAAAAATTGGAATAAGGTTTTAACAATTAATAAAGGTTCAGCCAATAACCTTAAAGTAGGTATGGCTGTTATGAGTTATGCTGGTTTAGTTGGAAGGATTAGTCGTGTTGGAGTAAATACGGCTGATGTACTTCTACTGCAGGATAGGCAAGGAGCCGTGGCGGGTCTAATTCAAGCTTCACGTTTTCCGGGTGTAGTGGAAGGAACTACAGATGATTCTGGATTGCTCCAAATGATTCATTTGCCTTATGATGCACCTGTACTAAAAAACCAAATTGTTATTACTTCTGGCCTAGGCGGCGTGCTGCCTAAGGGCTTAAGGATTGGTTATATAGTTAGCGTTAAAACAGAGCCTGACGGTCTAATGAAAAAAGCATTAATTAAACCTTTTGCCGATTTTAACAGATTAGAAGAATTATTAGTTGTTACAGAGGTAAAAGGGGGCAGTTAAATGTCTAGGTATATTGTTTTAGGAGTGCTTTTATTAATTAGCCTGCTTTTAGAGTCCACTGTTTTAGACTATTTTAAAATTGCAGGTACAAAGCCGGATTTGCTTTTGCTTTTAGTTGTCTTTAGTGGCCTATTACATGGGCATGTAGTGGGTGCGAAAACAGGTTTTATCTTTGGCTTGGTGGAAGACCTATATACAGGAAGTTTTTTGGGCTTGAATGCCGTATCTAAGATGCTGGTGGGATACTTAGTTGGCTGGAGTGAGACAAAAATATTTAAGGAAAACCTATTTATTCCTGCCTTGACTTCCTTTGTTTCCACGTTTCTGGCAAATATTATTTATATTGTCATAGCTATGCTTGCAGGGATCGATCACAAGATTATTGCTTATGTTTGGCATGATACCTTAACTTTAGCTTTGTTTAATGCATGCCTTGCTCCTTTCTTTTATGGGAAATTTTATCAGGAGGCAAAAAAAGGAGTATTGGCGGTGAAAAGGTATTGATTTTTGACTTACTGCCTTGGGAAAAAGGGGTAAACGGCAAATGGAAGAACAACGAAAAAAACTAAAGAAAACTATGAACTTTTTTTTAGCTACCTTAATCCTGATCTTTGCTGGGTTAGGAATTAGGCTTATTTTTTTACAAGTTTTTAGAGCAGAAGTGTATCAAACTAAATCACAGCAAAATCAAATGCGTTTGCTAGAAATTGAAGCTAGAAGGGGAGAAATATTAGATCGGAAAAATCAAGTTTTAGCAACTAGTAAACCAGTATTTACTATTTCCCTGGCTCATTTGGATAAACCACAAGAACAAGAACAATCCATACGGAAACTGGCGGAATTATTAAACCGGCCAGATTTAACCGCCGATGTAATTGGGGAAATGGTTAAAAGCCACCCCCAAAAGTATGAACCAGTTGAGATTGTGAAGATACCATGGGGAAGAGAGTCTGTAGAACTGATCAGTAGAATTGAAGAAAATAGGAGTCAACTTCCAGGAGTTAGTATCTTGGAGCAGCCCCAACGGTACTATCCTAACGGCAGCTT from Bacillota bacterium LX-D includes these protein-coding regions:
- a CDS encoding valine--tRNA ligase; protein product: MGSEAKLSSTYNPREVEEKWYRFWEENRFFHAEAEKDKKPFTIVMPPPNVTGSLHLGHAMDNTLQDILIRFRRMQGYNALWVPGTDHAGIATQAKVEEHLAKEGISKYGLGREKFIEKVWEWKHQYHGRISKQLRKIGSSCDWERERFTMDEGCSKAVREVFVRLYEKGLIYKGSYIINWCPKCHTTISDIEVEHQEQPGNLWHLKYPLKDEDGYVVVATTRPETMLGDTAVAVHPDDERYTELVGKTLILPIVGREIPIIADSYVDPTFGSGAVKITPAHDPNDFEMALRHNLPQIVVIDKDAKMTADAGKYAGLDRYECRKKIVQELKEMGVLLAIDEHSHAVGHCYRCDTVIEPLVSSQWFVKMQPLADPAMKAVQEGQTRFVPERFTKIYLGWLENIRDWCISRQLWWGHRIPVWYCQDCGEIICQSTDPDVCSKCGSHHLEQDPDVLDTWFSSGLWPFSTLGWPEKTAELEHFYPTSVLVTGRDIIFFWVARMIFTALEFMQEVPFKEVFIHGLILDAQGRKMSKSLGNGVDPIQVIDEYGADTLRFMLVTGNTPGNDLRFQLERLEGTRNFANKIWNAARFVLMNLNDYRPGSQKPQFTLADQWILTKYNQTVQGVTDFLEKYELGEAARLIYEFIWDYFCDWYIELAKPRLYGKETAESKFTAQSVVHFVLENTLKLLHPFMPFITEEIWQQLPHEGETIMLANWPEVKAAYDSPEAEQQMDLIMEAIRSIRNIRAEMNVPLGKKAEAIILAREEQQYQIFNIGKKYLEQLAAAQPVKIYANLESKPEKAAAAIVGDIEIYLPLEGLIDLQVEVKRLEKELAIALKELDRVTNKLNNKGFLSKAPAEVIAKEQGKQREMQVKVKAVQERLAMLKG
- a CDS encoding Maf family protein, with protein sequence MTNIVLASSSPRRKELLEVLGLNFQISTSAVDESIGEGLSPSQAVECLALKKAQAVAPKYPRSLIIGADTVVALDNLLLGKPKDDDDALAMLLKLQNRRHQVYSGVALVNTSTGEYSKAHEVTNVEFRPIGKEEALRYIKTREPEGKAGAYAIQGYGSIFVKRIEGDYFNVVGLPLFLLSRLFKNYGVEVF
- the radC gene encoding DNA repair protein RadC, whose protein sequence is MEYHLTIKELPDELRPRERIVQAGPEALSNTELLAILLRTGSQKQSALELANQILREAEGLSFLVTASLEELTAIPGIGVAKAAQIKAAVEIGRRLSAYRIEPKVTIQSPDTAANLLMDEMRFLDREYFKTLFLNTKNHVLGLETISIGSLNSSIVHPRELFKQAVKKSAAAIILAHNHPSGDPTPSREDIDVTKRLIEAGKIMGIEVLDHIIIGNGTYVSLKERGQM
- a CDS encoding PilN domain-containing protein, with product MITKVKDINFLPDWYIQGKTKQKKMIVLAVVTILVLVMLLVPQLVLTWYLSMEQQRFNYLQHKYDQLGAAAAETKILQKEISRLEKKISQYREFGQQKRSWPDLLSELNLYVPDGVWFESLQLAADYKPIEEQKNQSAEDEQTMQSTLQNALTSENNVVPKGELEAVPSKVIIVGKSYSLEQIGKFVYQLSQSTYFSKVEVKNIIREKQTGISEVVILAEFKEGNVHEN
- a CDS encoding folylpolyglutamate synthase/dihydrofolate synthase family protein → MNFPEALEYITELTKFGWNPGLARIEKLMEILDHPEKSLKVIHVTGTNGKGSTSAMISNILQAAGYKVGLFTSPHLHTYTERIQINGAQIPEERMAQLVTALKPNLEKMVAEGFEHPTEFEVITALALLYFAQEQIDFCVLEVGLGGAIDSTNVVQPLVAVITNIAMDHMDYLGNTLGEIAKVKAGIIKPGCKAITASDQAEALSVIREVCAEKNVDLYEVGKDIIYQIKNLSSEGTCFDLKGLGRNYVDLWLPLIGSHQGRNGAAAIAAVEALSFFDIQISEEAIREGLQKTIWPGRLELVRKNPQILIDAAHNLEGALSLQRAIKEIFHYKNLVFVLGMLADKEREKVLDVLGPLAQKIVITKPNSPRANNWEELALMAQKYTEDVYRQEDIAQAVEKGISLTGPEDLLCITGSIYMIAEARAYLLSKTD
- a CDS encoding rod shape-determining protein, with protein sequence MYFSRDLGIDLGTANTLVHEKGKGIILQEPSVVAMQKDTGNVLAVGEEAKKMIGRTPGNIVAIRPMKDGVIADFDVTQAMLRYFISKVAKKTMFARPRVVVGVPSGVTAVEERAVREAAIQAGAKEAYLIEEPMAAAIGAGLPVHEPTGNMIVDIGGGTTEVAIISLGGIVTSRSIRIGGDEMDEAIVQHIKKNYNLMIGERTAEEIKMQIGAAYFANREQDAEREKSQYPVRGRDLVSGLPKTIEVSAKEIQEALAEPVASILEAIKVCLEKTPPELAADIMDRGIVLAGGGSLLWGLDYLVSEETGMPVHMAEDPLTSVANGTGKVLENIEVLKRVLISPKRLG
- the mreC gene encoding rod shape-determining protein MreC; this translates as MARFRIKKIQIICLVLLVIGAVTVHMTAAANNFSTPVTNWIRNILAPLQSGVTIVTKGTGDTLKGLLSFKSIQAENKRLKAQIDQLTAENNQLEEYRQQDLRLRQMLRLQSSLGSNYELEAVEVISRDIKNWNKVLTINKGSANNLKVGMAVMSYAGLVGRISRVGVNTADVLLLQDRQGAVAGLIQASRFPGVVEGTTDDSGLLQMIHLPYDAPVLKNQIVITSGLGGVLPKGLRIGYIVSVKTEPDGLMKKALIKPFADFNRLEELLVVTEVKGGS
- the mreD gene encoding rod shape-determining protein MreD, producing the protein MSRYIVLGVLLLISLLLESTVLDYFKIAGTKPDLLLLLVVFSGLLHGHVVGAKTGFIFGLVEDLYTGSFLGLNAVSKMLVGYLVGWSETKIFKENLFIPALTSFVSTFLANIIYIVIAMLAGIDHKIIAYVWHDTLTLALFNACLAPFFYGKFYQEAKKGVLAVKRY
- the pilO gene encoding type 4a pilus biogenesis protein PilO yields the protein MKIKGLTLLNKLSKREKILFCIVVVSALVALYLYRYFFPALNNYRKLETQIQKLKNNIEVMGNARELKALEQKKLLETKQDLAQATTKFSTNLQDGLFLVRFSRKLQQENVVLDKFSPREIVTKEDIIILPIDLELNGNYLQVVKIVAFLENQENLTEIRDLKLEPEIKQDSEQGSEPPLNDINNGAVNASLLLLIYSKPTPEGKLVLKDLQNWQYGRANPFVSLEKKTTSVDENNTKE